One Osmerus eperlanus chromosome 24, fOsmEpe2.1, whole genome shotgun sequence DNA window includes the following coding sequences:
- the kif14 gene encoding kinesin-like protein KIF14, giving the protein MSLYSIPAKKHTAFYDNFLMPKVPVRDSSKDRKQAEINEAEITSGSLKCNDRSIDKSKEINRTYVISALSKSGGHDRGTPGRGRLTLQRRKTGAENNEKTMNENTLNSTPAPEKRLTLQRRTRTGSIDKSAKNDNSTGKATERQRLASGTDAQQSKVLQESNPRTPGTAGIFRSVSLQDSASTNKSKEYPNPGTTPGRVIDRSARYLQKQTTTKSTLNGDVAKLEDQGKTSTPTRKTVFENISSKKDVFERLAGREVPKAVIVKSANMDRPKTQPQMTVEKVKPVATPRSNRFLSGVQKVNPASTLSPALVKKTTPLLSSKPNGNASTVRSSTPSPAVVTPALTTTSTEPLVLFSEVLKQQDMKMENSAVTVAVRVRPFNIREKTEKALQVIFMDNQETVVQHPDTKQSYSFTYDFSFCSVNKSTPEYASQQTVYEKLAKPLLERAFEGFNTCLFAYGQTGSGKSYTMMGFGEEAGVIPRFCEGLFSRLSSIQTQEVTCHLEMSYFEVYNEKIHDLLVAKDEQNHKRLPLRVREHPVHGPYVAELSTNVVSSYTDIQGWLELGNKQRATAATGMNDKSSRSHSVFTLVMTQTKTEFVEEEEHEHRITSRINLVDLAGSERCSSAQTSGDRLREGASINKSLLTLGKVISALSEQAQTRRKVFTPYRESVLTWLLKESLGGNSKTAMIATLSPAGSNVEESLSTLRYARQARTIINLAKVNEDTNAKLIRELKAEVEKLRAAQMSTQGIEPEEMRLFQQEIVALKSQLTQQEKEMVEAHRTWREKLEQAEIRKREETKELQKAGITFKVDNRLPNLVNLNEDPQLSEMLLYMIKEGQTKVGQHKAQSAHDIHLTGALIADYHCVISNVSGTVSVTPMENAKTFVNGTLISESTVLHHGDRVILGGHHYFRFNHPAEVQSGKRVSCWTGSGDGQKDFEFAKNELLSAQRAQLEVEIEEARLKAKEEMMQGIQMAKELAQKELLDQKTLYENKINALENELEEEGERKRRQEQDQQRVVSQMVELQSAKTQLEQEVDAHKRRLRLHTEAQAARQAMEDHSVRQAKIVDALEAEKKKISRDLEEMQRKLALRGNKAPRSAAPQWDAMKLSLMIEEANKISGKLKKNTVFSRNESSEKENGGGQREEVQVQNTKLGISTFWSLEKFQSNLAAMRDIDGGDFASKDDDVFYDPNDEWEQDISASSANASTFSRRRSRSMLKSRRISGRLYEIRVHPIQSLHQSSSQSSGLMGVSKPPSTNSSSPDSSLPGICKDLIGQTVARLRGCDSCEESVADRLTYDLFIVHSAVRAIGSLYNLLDDDSQENMFVCNLEAQTQLVKATSAVERTVFVTMQWLAGFRPTSGPLYTASEELKSQVKRMGGFFQLLIQGCDSEISSMVTEAERKSAQCLDAALQGISHLAALTGTQMHVTELATDDTTGKIVSNSQFSLSWSLSSQLSVNLSLLEGTNQGVRSLLVDGLNVTKEMLREAQLAYPRTPVLQSLKSKTQDLACALQRYIHCNMTESEGSPEKGGQEPDISHLHRLRNTAAKLFQLNQAIRELHSSLSVALRGKISDSCLSSCRAAIFSSSRSINEFINGQPKGLGVSPGLQMPCVQTVMAARDELHLALQSMCAVTSQQESTERSGSAGSEKSIEEGGWAREGASNSFRSRTVPKVVYSLSSGVSSSNEDPRWV; this is encoded by the exons ATGTCTTTATACTCCATACCAGCCAAAAAGCACACTGCTTTTTATGACAACTTCTTAATGCCAAAGGTACCAGTACGCGACAGTTCAAAGGACCGAAAACAGGCAGAAATAAACGAAGCGGAGATAACGTCAGGATCCCTCAAGTGCAACGACCGATCAATCGATAAATCGAAGGAGATAAACAGGACATATGTCATTTCGGCGCTTTCAAAAAGCGGTGGGCATGACCGTGGCACACCTGGCCGTGGCCGACTCACGCTTCAAAGGAGGAAAACGGGTGCTGAAAACAACGAAAAGACAATGAACGAGAACACTCTCAACAGTACCCCGGCACCCGAGAAACGACTGACCTTGCAACGCAGAACAAGGACTGGCTCTATTGACAAAAGTGCAAAGAATGATAACAGCACTGGCAAAGCCACAGAAAGACAACGTTTGGCCAGCGGCACCGACGCTCAGCAGTCCAAAGTTTTACAAGAATCAAATCCTCGAACACCTGGAACTGCAGGTATATTTCGATCAGTTAGTTTGCAGGACTCCGCTTCTACAAACAAATCAAAAGAATATCCAAATCCAGGGACCACACCAGGCAGAGTAATTGACAGATCAGCCAGATACCTGCAAAAACAGACTACGACTAAAAGCACACTTAATGGGGACGTCGCCAAGTTGGAGGACCAGGGCAAAACGTCAACACCTACCAGGAAGACTGTGTTTGAGAACATCAGTTCCAAGAAGGACGTTTTTGAACGATTGGCGGGGAGGGAAGTCCCTAAAGCAGTCATAGTTAAATCTGCAAATATGGACAGGCCAAAGACACAACCACAGATGACCGTCGAAAAGGTCAAACCAGTTGCTACTCCCCGTTCAAACAGGTTCCTGTCGGGTGTTCAGAAAGTGAACCCTGCTTCAACTTTGTCTCCAGCCCTGGTGAAAAAGACTACACCTTTACTTAGCTCAAAACCCAACGGAAATGCTAGCACTGTGAGGAGCTCTACCCCTTCACCAGCAGTGGTGACTCCTGCACTGACAACCACTTCTACCGAGCCTCTGGTGTTATTCAGCGAGGTTCTGAAGCAGCAGGACATGAAAATGGAGAACAGTGCAGTGACAGTTGCTGTCCGAGTGAGGCCATTCAACATCAG GGAGAAGACTGAGAAAGCCTTGCAAGTGATCTTCATGGATAACCAGGAGACTGTGGTCCAACACCCAGACACCAAACAGAGTTACTCCTTTACCTACGACTTCTCCTTCTGCTCGGTTAATAAAAGCACCCCAGAATATGCCAGCCAGCAGACAGTGTATGAGAAACTGGCAAAGCCTCTCCTTGAGAGAGCCTTTGAAGGATTCAACACCTGTTTGTTTGCCTATGGCCAAACTGGCTCTGGAAAGTCTTACAC TATGATGGGTTTTGGAGAAGAAGCAGGCGTTATCCCAAGATTCTGTGAGGGGCTTTTCTCCAGACTGTCTTCAATTCAGACTCAGGAG GTGACCTGTCACCTGGAGATGAGCTACTTTGAGGTGTACAACGAGAAAATCCACGACCTGCTGGTGGCAAAGGATGAACAAAACCACAAGAGATTACCT CTGAGAGTGAGGGAACACCCAGTTCATGGGCCATATGTTGCTGAGCTGTCGAC GAATGTGGTGAGCTCCTACACAGACATTCAG GGCTGGCTAGAGCTTGGCAACAAGCAGAGAGCCACTGCAGCCACGGGCATGAATGACAAGAGTTCCAGATCCCATTCTGTTTTCACCCTGGTTATGACCCAGACAAAG actgagtttgtggaggaagaggagcacgaGCACAGGATCACCAGCAGGATCAACCTCGTGGACCTGGCAGGCAGTGAACGCTGCTCTTCAGCCCAGACCAGCGGAGACCGTCTTAGG gagggggCGAGTATCAACAAGTCTCTGCTGACCCTGGGCAAAGTAATCTCAGCCCTTTCAGAGCAGGCCCAGACCAGGAGGAAGGTCTTCACCCCCTACCGAGAATCAGTCCTCACATG GTTGTTGAAGGAGAGTTTGGGCGGCAACTCGAAGACGGCCATGATCGCCACGCTGAGCCCGGCGGGCAGCAATGTGGAGGAGAGCCTAAGCACCCTACGCTACGCCCGGCAGGCACGCACCATCATCAACCTGGCCAAGGTCAACGAGGACACCAACGCTAAGCTCATCAGAG AGTTGAAAGCCGAAGTGGAGAAGCTTCGCGCTGCTCAGATGAGCACCCAGGGTATCGAGCCAGAGGAGATGAGGCTGTTCCAGCAGGAGATTGTGGCTCTCAAGAGCCAGCTCACTCAGCAGGAaaaggagatggtggaggccCACAG AACATGGAGGGAAAAGCTGGAACAGGCAGAGATACGCAAACGCGAGGAGACCAAAGAGTTACAG AAAGCGGGCATCACGTTTAAAGTGGACAACCGCCTCCCTAACCTGGTGAACCTGAATGAGGACCCGCAGCTGTCGGAGATGCTGCTGTACATGATAAAGGAGGGACAAACCAAGGTCGGCCAGCACAAGGCCCAGTCGGCTCATGACATCCATCTGACCGGGGCTCTGATAGCGGACTACCACTG CGTTATCTCAAACGTCAGTGGAACGGTCAGCGTCACACCCATGGAAAACGCCAAGACCTTTGTCAATGGGACCCTGATATCTGAGTCGACAGTCCTGCACCAT ggtgacagggtgatcCTGGGTGGACACCACTACTTCCGTTTCAACCATCCGGCAGAGGTACAGTCTGGGAAACGCGTGTCTTGCTGGACGGGCTCTGGGGACGGTCAGAAGGACTTTGAGTTTGCCAAAAATGAACTGCTGTCGGCTCAAAGAGCACA ACTGGaggtggagatagaggaggcTCGTCTGAAAGCCAAGGAGGAGATGATGCAGGGTATCCAGATGGCCAAGGAGCTGGCTCAGAAGGAGCTGTTAGACCAGAAGACCTTGTACGAGAACAAGATCAACGCTCTTGAGAATGAACTG gaggaggagggtgagaggaagaggCGCCAGGAACAGGACCAGCAGAGGGTGGTGTCCCAGATGGTGGAGCTGCAGTCAGCCAAGACTCAGCTAGAACAGGAGGTGGACGCACACAAGAGGCGTCTCCGCCTGCACACCGAGGCCCAGGCTGCCAGACAG GCCATGGAGGACCACAGCGTTCGACAGGCCAAGATTGTGGACGCCCTGgaggcagagaagaagaagatcaGCCGAGACCTGGAGGAAATGCAGAGGAAGCTAGCGCTGAGGGGAAACAAGGCCCCGAGAAGCG CCGCACCTCAGTGGGACGCCATGAAGCTGTCTCTGATGATCGAGGAGGCCAACAAGATCAGTGGCAAACTCAAGAAGAACACCGTCTTCAGCAG AAATGAGAGTTCTGAAAAGGAGAACGGaggaggccagagggaggaggTTCAGGTCCAGAACACCAAGCTGGGAATATCTACCTTCTGGAGCCTGGAGAAGTTCCAGAGCAACCTGGCTGCTATGAGGGACATTGATGGG GGGGACTTTGCCTCTAAAGATGACGATGTGTTTTACGACCCCAACGATGAATGGGAACAAGATATATCGGCCTCCTCGGCCAACGCTTCCACTTTCTCACGCCGCAG GAGCAGAAGCATGCTGAAAAGCAGGAGGATCTCAGGGCGTCTGTACGAGATCCGAGTTCACCCCATCCAGAGCCTGCACCAAagctcctcccagtcctctg gcttGATGGGTGTGTCCAAACCCCCTTCCACCAACTCCAGCTCCCCAGACTCCTCCCTGCCCGGGATCTGCAAAGATCTGATTGGCCAGACTGTTGCCCGGCTGCGCGGGTGCGACAGTTGCGAGGAGAGCGTGGCGGACAGGTTGACCTATGACCTGTTCATTGTGCACTCAGCCGTGAGGGCCATCGGCAGTCTGTACAACCTTCTGGATGACGACAGCCAGGAGAACA tgtttgtgtgtaacctTGAGGCCCAGACCCAGCTGGTGAAGGCCACCTCGGCCGTGGAGAGAACCGTCTTCGTCACAATgcagtggctggctggcttcagGCCCACCTCTGGTCCTCTCTACACCGCCTCCGAAGAACTCAAGAGCCAGGTCAAGAGAATGGGAGGATTCTTCCAGCTTCTCATCCAG GGCTGTGATTCAGAGATCTCTTCCATGGTGACGGAGGCGGAACGGAAGAGCGCCCAGTGTCTAGACGCGGCGCTGCAGGGGATTAGCCACCTGGCGGCCCTGACCGGCACCCAGATGCACGTCACCGAGCTGGCTACCGACGACACCACCGGCAAG ATTGTATCCAACAGTCAGTTCAGcctgagctggtctctctcttcacaGTTGTCCGTGAACCTGTCTCTGCTGGAGGGAACCAATCAGGGTGTGCGCTCACTCCTGGTGGATGGGCTGAACGTCACCAAGGAGATGCTGAGGGAGGCTCAGCTGGCGTATCCCAGGACCCCG GTTTTACAGAGCCTTAAATCCAAGACGCAGGACTTGGCATGCGCCCTCCAGAGATACATCCACTGCAACATGACG GAGAGCGAGGGCAGCCCAGAGAAGGGTGGCCAGGAGCCTGATATCTCACACCTACACCGGCTGAGGAACACTGCAGCCAAACTCTTCCAGCTGAATCAGGCCATCAGAgagctccactcctccctctccgtcgCTCTCAGAG gtaaaatcAGCGACTCCTGCCTCAGCTCCTGCAGAGCGGCCATCTTCTCGTCTTCCAGGAGCATCAACGAGTTCATCAACGGCCAACCCAAGGGGCTTGGGGTGTCCCCTGGCCTGCAGATGCCCTGCGTTCAGACTGTCATGGCGGCACGGGACGAGCTCCATTTGGCGCTGCAGTCCATGTGCGCCGTGACCAGTCAGCAAGAGTCCACAGAGAGGAGTGGGTCGGCGGGCTCCGAGAAGAGCATTGAGGAGGGCGGCTGGGCGAGAGAGGGGGCCTCCAACAGTTTCAGAAGTAGGACAGTCCCCAAGGTTGTGTACTCTCTGTCCTCAGGGGTCTCGTCATCCAACGAAGATCCTCGTTGGGTCTGA
- the ddx59 gene encoding probable ATP-dependent RNA helicase DDX59, with translation MFMPRALKVKRPTESTNPVSKKCKVRQCNDDIPETITHISSATSRPTECVEKELNTKIKGHPVHEDTDPLSPSISSVHTSEDSEGSPAEDSEEEEEPVKSFRKSQRWPEPGEPVCVMCGRFGEYICDSTDNDVCSLECKANHLAKMGMSRGEDAFNHKQIGEARTSLSEQFSADSTDTIVRDLEKGYSYKDDPFISGLTEEQVQRVKQELGIATQGREVARPIIEFEHCNFPVTLGANLKKAGYQAPTPVQMQMVPVGLTGRDVVASADTGSGKTVGFLLPVVVRALERPADGEHGPAALILTPTRELAIQIERQAKELVLGLPNMRTALLVGGMPLPPQLHRLKQNIKIIIATPGRLLDILKQKAVKLDAVRVVVVDEADTMLKMGFQQQVLEVLDDVPEDHQTLLTSATIPVGTEQLAARLTQDTVRITIGEKNQPCANVRQILLWVEEPSKKKKLFEILNVCSQELSIFLNPNK, from the exons ATGTTTATGCCAAGAGCACTCAAGGTAAAGAGACCTACTGAAAGCACAAACCCAGTTTCAAAGAAGTGTAAGGTGCGCCAGTGCAACGATGACATTCCAGAAACCATCACCCATATTTCCTCTGCAACTTCTAGGCCTACAGAATGTGTGGAAAAAGAGCTGAACACTAAAATAAAAGGACATCCAGTCCACGAAGACACAGACCCTCTATCCCCGTCTATAAGTTCTGTTCATACATCAGAGGATTCCGAGGGGTCTCCGGCAGAAGATagcgaagaggaggaagaaccgGTCAAATCATTCCGAAAGAGCCAGAGATGGCCCGAACCCGGGGAGCCCGTTTGTGTCATGTGTGGTCGCTTTGGGGAGTACATTTGTGACAGTACAGATAACGACGTGTGCAGTTTGGAATGCAAAGCCAATCACCTGGCTAAAATGGGAATGAGCCGTGGGGAGGACGCATTTAACCATAAACAAATAGGGGAAGCAAGGACCTCGCTGTCAGAACAGTTTTCTGCCGACAGCACTGACACTATTGTCAGGGACCTAGAGAAGGGCTATTCCTACAAGGATGATCCCTTCATTTCGGGTCTCACTGAGGAACAGGTGCAGAGGGTAAAACAGGAGCTGGGGATAGCAACCCAGGGCAGAGAGGTAGCCAGACCCATCATTGAGTTTGAGCACTGTAACTTCCCTGTGACTCTTGGTGCCAACTTGAAGAAGGCTGGTTATCAGGCACCTACACCAGTACAGATGCAGATGGTGCCTGTGGGTTTAACCGGCAGGGATGTGGTCGCCAGCGCAGACACCGGCTCTGGGAAGACAGTGGGCTTTCTCCTGCCAGTGGTTGTGAGGGCCTTGGAG AGACCAGCAGATGGAGAACATGGACCTGCGGCTCTCATCCTGACCCCTACCAGGGAGCTAGCCATCCAGATCGAACGGCAGGCCAAGGAGCTGGTGCTGGGGCTCCCCAACATGAGGACAGCCCTGCTGGTTGGGGGCATGCCCCTTCCCCCTCAGCTCCACCGCCTTAAACAGAACATCAAG ATAATAATAGCCACCCCTGGACGACTCCTGGATATATTGAAGCAGAAGGCAGTGAAGCTAGATGCAGTGAGAGTTGTCGTGGTGGACGAG GCTGACACCATGTTGAAGATGGGCTTTCAGCAGCAGGTTCTAGAAGTTCTAGATGACGTCCCTGAGGACCACCAGACTCTGTTGACGTCTGCCACCATCCCCGTCGGAACAGAGCAGCTAGCAGCCCGGCTGACACAAGACACGGTCCGCATCACCATCGGGGAGAAGAACCAACCGTGTGCCAATGTTAGACAGATCCTGCTCTGGGTGGAGGAGCCCTCCAAGAAAAAGAAGCTCTTTGAGATCTTAAATGTATGTTCACAGGAACTTAGTATTTTCCTTAACCCAAACAAGTAA